A segment of the Ochotona princeps isolate mOchPri1 chromosome 16, mOchPri1.hap1, whole genome shotgun sequence genome:
TTTTTGTAAAACTGAAACTCCACACCCATTGAACCCAATACCCTATACCCCATCTTCTAGCCCCTGGTGATCACCCTTAACTTCCTGATCCCAAGCTTGGGGTGGTCTGGTTTCACTTAGCCCAGTGTCCTTGAGGCTCAGCCATGTTCTGGCACCTCACGGGATTCCAGCCCCTTCAAAAGCCGGATGACAGTCACATGACTGCATCTTATTTTGTATCCGTTTCCTCACTACATCCACCACTGTGAGTCATGGAAGGTATCTGGCTGCTCCAAGGCCTCAAGgtaacagtcacatgttcatcagaCAGAATATTGCAAGAACTTAGTGGCCACTTCCCAGGAGCTGGGCAAGAACCAGGTATGGTCACAATTTGGCCAAGTTCAGACTTGGGGAGTTAATCCTTCACTGCACAGAACCCATAATGCTTTTCTGCCAACATGGGGGATGCTTCTGTGTTCTGTTTTAATCCAGGCTGGTTTTCTGTATTACATGGTCCtaatcccattttttttaaagattttattattattggaaagccggatatacagagaggaggagagacagagaggaagatatttcatccgatgtttcactccccaagtgagccgcaacgggccgatgtgcgccgatctgataccgggaacctggaacctcttccaggtctgccatgcaggtgcagggtcccaaagccttgggccatcctcaactgctttcccaggccacaagcagggagctggatgggaagtggagctgccgggattagaactggcgcccatatgggatcccggggctttcaaggcgaggactttggctgctaggccacgccgccgggcccggtcctAATCCCATTTTATACTACAGTGACTAAAGGTCTCACTTGCATCAACCACCAAACTTGCCTGAGCACTTGAATGCGTTCTCTGAACTTCCTGTTTGGTTCCATTGATCTTTCTGTCGATTCATGTGCTGAAACAACACACGAAGTTACTGTGTTTTAATATCTGATAGGGCTAATCCtccttactgggcccactcccaggtttattttttatttcttttctttggccTCAGCAACATAAACTTATTTCTCAGTGTTCAATGGGAAGTGGAAGTGTTATCACATCAaatgctatgattttttttttcattttttaatttgagggAGCAAACTTGCACCTACTGAAACGCCTGGGCATCAGAAGGTACGAGGTGCTGCCCACAGGGATTAGGCATAGTGTTAGGACACGGATTGGGGTGCAGCATCCCTCACAGGGGTGCTTCTCCCGAGTCTCGGCTCCTCTGCTTCCGCCCCAGCTTCCCAGTCATGCATCCCACGAGGCGGCAGGCGGTGctgctccaagtccttgggctcctgacattcctgtgggagacgtggctggagttctgggcttgggcctggctcagtcctagcaGTTGCAGGCAGTTGAGGAATGGACAAGAGAAGAGAAGATGTCTTTGTCTtcatgcctttgaaataaaaaaaggagggggagtgCAGGTTTGATGTTAAGGGGAAAGAATATTGTGTGGAAGAGGCCCCTTAAGCACACAGCTGGGTAATATGAACAAGAAAATCAATACTAGGAGTCCTCGAGGAGTTCTGCACATGGCTTTCAAACATtgctgcaccaaaacaaacttaattccattttccaatttCCATTTTCGTGAATGATAACAGCACTAGATTACACACTGCAGAATATGATAATTATACACAAGTCCACACTGACAGTAAATAAATGAGGGAGCACTGACACTCTCCCTTACAGAGTAACTGTAACTAAATAGAGAAGAaatgagggcccagtgcgatggcttcaattggctagtcctcgcCTCACAGGCTTGagagtcccacatgggcaccagttcgtgtcctggatgctccacttcccatccaaccccctgcttgtggcctgggaaagcagtcaagcatggcccaaagccttgggaccctgcacccgcgtgggagacccagaagaagctcctggctcctggctttgcttagctctggatgttgtggtcatttggggagtgaaccaacagatggaagatctttgtctccccatctccctccctgtaaaatctttcaaagaaaaatcattaaatcttaaaacaaaacaaaacactgttgGACCCCTGCTCTGTAGTTTTTAGCCTAGAGGCTGCCTCAAGTCAGGAATCCTGAGAGCCAGTGCCAAATCTGTGCCAATTCTGTGATCTGGCAAAATCATTCAAATGTCTTGCTGTTGAAGAACCCAGCAGGACAGGAGAGGGGTTTTCTTCCTGACTTCACTGGGACGGAAATACAAGCTCGGTGCTGGCACTGTGTCCCTGGGCCCTTCCCAGCTGCGgcagctggtggtggtggtggtggtatacCCTGGAAGGGGGTGGATCCGGTGGGGACTGCAGACTCTAGTCTTCCTTTACCTACCTGGGGAAACGGCTCATCCGCACAACTCCTCTTCTAGCAAGCCTTCCTGGCTTGTCCCACGGCTTTACCACACCCCAGAGTGTCCTTCTTTGCGTCCTCTCTGATTGGTGGACCTCCCTGACAGTGGCATTGTACTGACTGAGATATGCAGGGTGGGGACAAACTGGGCCGCTGGCCAGACTGCAGGTGGTTCAGGTGCAGGAGGCATGTGACAAGGCCGCCGGGGGGCCGGGAGGGGTCCTTACTGGAGTTGGGTGGCACAAAGGCACAAGCATGGAAGCTGGAGCTTGAAAACAAAGGTCAGCGGGAGAAGTGGGACTGCTAAGTCCTCTTCCAGGAGTCCGTTTGCCCTAGGGCCACGGAGGAGTCCTCAGCCAAAGAGTGGCTGCTGTGCTTGTTGCCCAAGGTGTCTGCAGAGCCTCACCTCTCCTTCGGAGGGCGCCCACGGATCCCTCGACGAAGTCCACAGGGACCGCCTTAAGCCTGGGCTACTTTAAGCAGGCTCCACCTCCGGCTCAGCCAATGGGCTGGGCCGCGGTGCCCGAGGCCATTCACCTACTGGCGTAGCTGTGTAGCAGCGATGGCCCACCTGCTCCGGGTGGCCCTCTCGGGGCTGCCCCCCTGGAGGGGGTACTGCTCCCAGGGGGCAAAGGTAGGGCTGGATGGGAGAGAGGCCCGTGTTCTCGAGCCCCGGGCAGCCCTGTCCCCTACCGCCTGTGATCGGGGCTGGCCTGTGGCCAGGGTTGTCCGTGGCGACGCGTTTCTCCCTCGCAGGGCGTGCTCAGCGAGGGCTTTGTGGAGGCCCTGAAGGCGGTGGTGGGGACTCCGCACGTGTCCACTGCCGCTGCGGTGCGGGAGCAGCACGGGCGCGATGAATCCATGCACCGGTGAGGTTGGGGGAGGCGGGCAGGGGGTCTCTCCCCGCTCCTTCCCTCCAGCCTCTGCACCTGCTTCGGGTGCCCTGACTTTGTCCTCTCTGACTTTGTCCTCGGCCCTTGGCCCCCTGCGAGGCCTTGCAGGGCGAGCGAGACCAGCGGGGCTCGCGCGCCCTGACCCGGCCCACGGCCGCTTGCAGGTGCCAGCCCCCGGACGCTGTGGTGTGGCCCCAGAGTGCCGAGCAGGTCAGCAGGCTGGCGGCGCTGTGCTATGGCCAGGGCGTGCCCATCATCCCCTTTGGCACCGGCACCGGCCTCGAAGGGGGTGTCTGTGCCACGCAGGTACGGTGGCATGCCCCTTACCCCTCCTCATCCCACCTCCTCCACCAGGGGCAGGGGGTGATTTGGCACCCGTGTGGCTGCCTCCTTCACCGCgcgcagcctggcctggctgctgggggctgagccaggctgggactcAGGGCGGGGCGGGGATGTGGCCGGGTGGTGGGTGACCAAGGCCGGATGACCCCCCTCACGCCAGGAATCTCCCTCCAGGGCGGGGTCTGCATTAACCTGACCCGCATGGACCGCATCCTGGAGCTGAACCCCGAAGACTTCTCTGTGGTGGTGGAGCCTGGCGTCACACGCAAAGCTCTCAATAGGCACCTACGCGACAGTGGCCTCTGGTTTCCCGTGGGTAGGTGTAGGACTGAccagcccccaccccatgctTGGAGGCAGGACTGATGTGGATCTTCAGGACACTCCCTCGCCCTGTCCCCACCTCTCCCTTCTCCACTGTGCACCCCCAGATCCAGGTGCGGATGCCTCTCTTTGTGGCATGGCGGCCACAGGGGCCTCGGGCACCAACGCTGTGCGCTATGGCACCATGCGGGACAATGTGCTCAACCTGGAGGTGGTGCTGCCTGATGGACGGCTGCTTCATACCGCAGGCCAGGGCCGCCACTTCCGGTGAGTGCCTGCTGTGCCCCGCCTGTGACTCTGAGCCAGTCCCAGCCAGGGGGACAGTGCACCCCTCTTGCTCCCCACCTCTCCAGCTGCTGGACAGAAATCCCTCTCTATACACAGCAAGTCTGCAGCAGGCTACAACCTCACTGGTCTCTTCGTGGGCTCTGAGGGGACCCTGGGGCTCatcacagccgccaccctgcgccTGCACCCTGCACCTGAGGCCACAATGGCCGCTACCTGTGCGTTCCCCAGTGTCCAAGCTGCAGTGGATTGCACTGTTCAGATTCTCCAGGCTGCGGTGCTCGTGGCCCGTATCGGTGAGCCCCTGGGCGTGATCAGGGTGTGCTCTCTGGAAGAGACCCCATCTGACAGCCTTACCTTGTTtggccctccctctctctgctcctaGAGTTCCTGGATGAGGTCATGATGGATGCCTGCAACAGGCACAGCCAGCTCCACTATCCCGTGGCGCCCACGCTCTTTCTGGAGTTCCACGGCTCCCAGCAGGCACTGGCTGAACAAGTGCAGCGGGCAGGTGTGCTGGCTGGGAGGGGAGGGCCAGGGGCCTGACCTGCCCCACATTGGGCTGCTGCCAGCCCTCTTCCACCCTCACCATCGCTGCAGAAGAGATCGCCCAGCACAACGGAGCCGCTCACTTCTCCTGGGCCAGCGAAGCCGAGCAGCGTAGCCGGCTCTGGGCAGCGCGGCACAACGCCTGGTACGCAGCCCTGGCCCTGCGGCCTGGCTTTAAGGTGAGAGGGGCTGGAGGTGTGATCCTGTGGCTTGGCCCTCCTGCTTCGCAATTCAGCGTCCAGCCATATTGGGCAGGGCCTGGCCATAGCCCACAGTGGGCAGGGCCTAGCTGAACAACCAACCAGTACTTGGAGGGTGGAATGGGAGGGGGAGACAGACTAACTCACTGACACATGGGGCTGTTAAACCTTTGGGAGCTGGCCTAGGCTAAAGTGCCAGGAGGCCTGGGGAACACACCTGGACGAGCTGCCAGGGCCTAGGGGCAGGTGGGGGCTGACGGTGATCTTACTGGCTGGCCCTCTAACCCAGGGCTACTCTACGGATGTCTGTGTGCCCATTTCCCGGCTGCCAGAGATCCTGGTGCAGACCAAGGAGGAGCTGAAGGCCTCAGGACTCACAGGTTCTGCCTGTTCAGGCTTAAGAGGAGGGGTGCCTGGGCAggaaagggcagggcagggcagggcagaggaaaggcagatggcaggagggctgggctggcagcaATGACAGCTGTGTTCTCTGGGCCCCCAGGAACCATTGTGGGGCATGTGGGTGATGGCAATTTCCACTGCATCCTGCTGGTCAACCCGGAGGATTCCGAGGAGCTCCACAGGGTCAAGGCTTTTGCTGAGGATCTGGGCAGGTGGGTGCCCTGTCCGGGGTAGGGGgtagtgggggtggggaagcttGGGCCACAGGGCTGAGGGTGTCTCCCTTGGCCTTTCAGGCGTGCTCTGGCACTCCACGGAACTTGCACGGGGGAGCACGGGATCGGATTGGGCAAGCGGCAGCTGCTGCAggaggaggtgggcctggtgggcatGGAGACCATGCGGCAGCTAAAGGCTGCACTGGATCCTCAAGGCCTCATGAACCCAGGCAAGGTGCTGTGAGTGGCCCTGCAGACCTTCCTCCCCTCACTGCCCCGACTTCAGAGCCTTTACCTTCTAGAAATTTCCTTCATGTGGCTGACTGTGCAAGGAAAGAACCTTTGGTCCAGAAAACACTAATGAAGCCATTTGCTCCCTGCTGCCACAGTCCCTTCCTGGGTGTCAGAGTGCATTCCAGGCCTAGGATGAGGCCAGCTACTGCTCCCAAGCCCTCCCACACCCAGGGAACCAGGACCCCTTCCTGGGACAGGAAAGAATTTGTTGATAGGTTGCCTGCTACCTGACATCAGCAGGTGGCAACCCCATCCCTACTTTCCCCTCCCAGTTCTGGCCAGCCCAGCACCACCATGAATTTGGGCTATTTGCTTACTGCAGCCTGGGGCCAGAACCAGGTTGCAAGCAAGTCAGTTCCCTGTCTTCCCACGGATATTTTGGCAGAGTCCAACACGGGGCCTGAGGATATTGTGAGCATATTCTTCAAGCAGTTGCTGGAACTAGACCACACTCCTCATGGTGTGGTGTCCTGGCAACTCCAGCATTTGTGCCCTCAAAGTCATTTCACTCACCTCTGGGCCCATCTGTGGAtcctaatggccagagctcatCTCCCATACTTAGTAGTTGTTTCTTCCTAAACCCACAAGAGGGCGCCCGACACCATAAACTTCATCCCCACTAGCCTCTGCTCTGGACACCTGCTGTCTGGAATCCACCCCTTGTTCAGGTGGTTCTCAGCTAACCACTGGGATGGAGGCTTGGAAAAATCTGATACCCCTGCAGCTGATGGTGCCAATCCCATCTCCCTCAACCCTGCGCCTCAGGCTCACTAAGGGGCTTTGCAACAACTCATCTCTGAGCTCCTCTGGGACCCACCCACAAAGCCCTCATCTATCCCATCAAAGTTTTAGGCCCTGCCCCTAAATCCTCAATCCTCAACCCACAACCCTTCAATCCTCAgaactctctccttccctgtgccAACATGGGTCTCTTCCAGCAGCAGTGACCCAGAATGGAGCCTTATGGGCACACTCCTGTGACATTTGTCCCGTGGCTGCCCTAGGGGTGAGCGGAGGCTATACCATGAGGGAGGAGCGGACTGGTGGCCAGTCTTGCTGGCCCTCCTCCTTCGACCAATCCTGCACCTGAGCAATACAGCCGTGGGGCCCCTCTGGTGGTGGTGGTTCTGCAGGGGTGTCTCTTCCACGATGAACCCTCTGGGGGCCTGGCAGCTGGTAGGCACTCAGCAAATAATCATTTCTCCATaaattgattttctttaattaagAAAGATTCCAAACAtacagaaaagttgaaagaacaaGTACACCATTCACGGAAACAAGCAGCCACTGCAAATTCAAACAATGAATATTTTGCCttatttgctttgtgtgtgtacttttttttttttttgcaagggggTAGGGGAAATCATTCAGAATTTGATTACATGTTTCTTAAAATCATTCACCTATATAAAATTCAGCATCCATCTCCTAAGAATAAGGACATTCTCCTATAAACCTCACCAGCAGTTAAATGGCTATTAGATGTATGGTCTCAGTGAATGGCTCCTGTCCAGGAACCCCAGAAAAGCAAGCTGGGCCTTTGCAGACATCTGCCTGCTCCACCAGGTCATCTTCCCTTagaagggcagggcaggaacAGTATAGGGAGccttgtggggggtggggagcaggaggaggagggagaagcacCAGCTCAGACAGCCAGTCCCACCCCGGGTCAAGTTcagaggacatgacagccagcagagGGCTGCAGTGTGCCAGGTGGGAGCAGAAgtcagcaggggtggggggttgggaggatGAGCACCAGCCCCCAAAAGCCTGGATTAGCACCCAGTGTGGGCCACGGCCTTGCCCTACACAATTCAACAGCCACTCGGTCACTGGTGGCTCTGCCAAAGTGGCCGGGCTTGAACCAACAGCCTCCAAGGTGGGCGTGTGCATGGTCTCTGGGTCCAGGGGTCAGGCAAGGAGATCTTCAGAGCTGGGCCCTGCCCCGCCAGCTTTGCTGGTGGAATTAAATATAGAACAGGGAGACACAGTTGCCAGGCAGAAACGAGAGGTACTGTGAATAGAACGGTGCCCTTTGCAGTGACAGAGCCACCAGGGAGCCTACTGTGCAAGTGCTAGGCCTTCAGGGCAGGTGCTCCGACCCTTGGGGGACTGCTGGGCTGCGTGCTGTTGTCTTTGCTTCACATGTGATGATGCCAAAGTTCAGATGAATCAAGTCctttttcccaggtcattctTGCAGGGAAGTAGGAGCCCAGATGCAACCTCTCGGAGCCCACATTCTTGCCATCCCTTCTCATGATGGCGTCAACAGAGCCTGGGCTTTCTGTTGTGGGCTGATGTGAGCCGGAGGCTGAGCCCCTTGAACTTCAGTATTTCTCTTCTGCCTTGGCTCATGCGTGCCTGCTGTCATGGGGTGAATGCCCTTGCACACGCCAGGTGCTTCAGGAAGCATCTGAGGGAGTTGACTGCGGAGCTAGAGACCGGTGCAGCAGGGATGGTCTAGACCCTTGGACCTGGTGGCATGGGCACCCTGAGGCCGCAGCACAAAGGGCAGGCCTAGCAAGAACAGGGCAATGAAGGTGTGGCGCTTTCCTTCACCGGCTCTGAAGGAGGCCCTGGAATGTCCCCTGGGAGCCTGTCTGGCCAGAGACAGGGGCCAGGCATGcgcttctgctcctcccctcccctcccctgaggTTCCCACTGGCACTGCCATTTTTTGTGAGCTGAAGTGGCTGGTTCTGGTTCAAGGGCTCTGAGCTGGCTGGGCCCCAAACCCGGGCCTCTTCCTGGGCCACGATGGAGCAGGCCCATGAGTCAGCATGGATATGCAGACggcaacaggcagggctgtgggACTTGGGATGGGGTGGCAGGTGGCTGTGAGGCCAGTGGCCCTGCATATCTTCCTGGTGGCACCTCTCCACAGCCACTACAATGGCAGCAAGCTGGCTGCGTGGTGCTTACTTCCGAGGGTCATTCAGCTCCTGCGGCTGACCCGTGCTCACCCTGCCTCCTCCAGCCCCGGGAGAGCTGTGTGCCACACCTGCAGGCCCATGGGGGAGCCAGAAGGGATGCTCAGGAGGGAGCGGGACATCAGCCCCATTCCTTGACAGTGTTAACAATGCTTCATTCAAATAAATCCACACAGTGCATCTTTCATTAGACATTATTTTAATACCATATCAAAACACCTCGACTAATGAAGAAAGCTTCTCTCCCAAGCTcggaacattttttaaacattttgttaattttttgtttgttttgttttttaaattttaatatataaatacagaAACCTATCTTGCATGGGCCGACGCCATGTGTGAACGCCAAGGGCTAAGTGTTCTCCAATGGAGTGCCTGATAACACATCTGCTTGTACTGTTGTTTCTTTATTCAAGTCTCTAAGTTTcctggaaaaagaaaatccacaaggGCACAAGAAAAAACGTTCAGGCATTTTTGCAAGACACTTGTGATCCTTAAAGCCCCCAGCTGACCGGAGccgggaggagaggaagaaaagaaatgggtGTGGAGGTGGGACCGGAGTCCTTGGTGGGGGTTTGTGGTGGTGTTGTTTTTTGGCAATGAAGTAAAGATTTTGGGGTCCCAAGAGGAAAAAAGTGCAAAACCAAGCCGGAAAAAAACGGGAAGCAGCGGCAGGTGAGAGGGTGATGCTGGCCGGGGCCAGCGGAGAGAGGCCCGGTGCTCGGGCCGCCAGCACTGgcgagcaggccaggccaggccctttCTCTCACTGAGCAGCTTGcagctggccagcagagccaTCTGTAAACATCACGAGGGGAAACACCAGGAGACActagacttgtttttttttttaaataatttttttttttttgtaaacactTTAAAGACAGACCCACAATGCCTTTCAAAGGTGAAAAAGAAAAGGCCCTTTGCCCTCCTGGCCGAGGGCTGCAGGCTGCGGGCAGGGATCGCGGTGGATTCACTCTTCTCTCGGACGCACTCTCATCCCTTCTGGTGTCctcggggagggagggagagccgCTTCCTGGAAGTCGGTGCGGAAGGTGTGCCCTGTCCTCACTGGTGTCCCAAGTTCAGCTCTGCCCGTGTCCGGTGAGCCTCCTCTCGGGGACAGGGGCTGCTGTCCCTGTGTGGACCACAAGGAGTGAGTCGTGTTCCGTCTGGCTGTGGGTTGGACGCTGTGTCCCGCCAGGGTCCGGCTGCACAGGGACCCCCAAGGCCAAACATCATGCCGGAATCTGGACCTGCGCTCCGGGGCTGGCCTCCGCTCCCTCTCCCTGGCTTTTTCTTCTCCCCTTGTCATTGGTTTTTGAGGTGACGGTAAAAAGAGCAAATGTCCCTGATTTGTCTGACATCATCAGCTGTTCTGGGAGGTTActtggaataaataaaataaacctaacaacagaaaacaaaacaaaaacaggagagagaaaaaggagaagggaaaaaagaggCTCCCGAACCTTTGGGTGGGAGTGTTGTGAGGGGGGGCTTTTGTCTGTCTGTTGGTGGGGACCAGGGAAGGCACAGGGATCAGGTCTGGGCTGGTGGCCTGAGAGGCACCGTATGTGGTGTGCTAGGTAAGAGAGGTGGCCTGCAGGTGCGAGACCCAGTAGCTGACAGGCAACATGTCCCCAGGATGGCAGGAGGGCAGTTATCCCCCATTACCAGAGAAGTGGGGACTCCAAGAGAGGTGTGAGGGCTGGGCGGAGCTGGGTATGGACATGGCGCCACCCTCCTGGGGATCTTCCAAAGCTTTCTCCAGAGAGACTGATCCCCGCAGCTTGGGATTCCCTTTGCCTCACTCACTGCCCAGAGCTCGCTCTTGCTGATTACCCACATGCCATTTCCACACCTTACCGTCCCCACAAGGAAAAGCACCCCAGTCTCCGGACAACCACTGATGGGTGGGACGCTCCCAGCTTGCCTCCGTTCCCACTGTCTTCTCGGTGGGGTGTCTGAGGACGGCCCAGCTCCCCCCATCCCCAAAGCCCCCTCTGGAGTTGTGACCCTGAGCCTGGAGCTAGAAGCACCCCCCTCACAGGCTCACCTTTGAGAGGAGTCGGCAAGCAGACCCGGTAGGGTCAGTCCGCAGGGTGTTCTGGACAAGATCTGTTCACCTCAAACCACGAATCTATGCAGCTGGGGGTAGGGCAGCAGAGGAAAGCATGTTAGCCCCTGGCCAGGCAGCCCTTTCCCTGAGGTCACTGCCCCTAAAGTGCCCTGAAAGGGTCTTGAGGAAGAACAATCCCACCCTGTTCTCTGAAGCAGCAGCCAGCCTGTCAGCAATGGAGAGGGGCTTTGAGCACTTcaaggaggagccaggagagtAGCCAGCTGGGGGAGAGGGGCAGCAGGTTCAGCAACACAGCCAGTGGAAAGGCGAGAGTAGGTGGACCTTGTAGGCCACAGCTCTGGCAGCTTGGGACTCCTGGGTCAGCTGACCTGTCAGGAGAGCGCCCAAAGTGCTGCCTGGCttgaactcagcactcagaaaagAGGGGAAGAGGAGCTGGGCCTTGGCTGGCAAAGCCACCCCAGGAGGAAGGCGGATGGCAAGGCCACTTCAAGGTCTGTGCGAAAGAGGAATAGAGACCGCCTGAGATGTGGGACAGCTTCCCGATCTGTAAGCCAATGTCTAGATGTCTCCAAAGTAGGAACCGGGCAGACACCATGCTGAAACCACCCAAGGTGCCAgaggtttccttttctagaaactTCTGGCTGTAGGGCTCTGTGCTGGGAAACGTACCCAGAATGACAGCCCCTCACTCTGGCTGACTGGGAGCCCACTCTATACCAGCCACAACTGTGCCAGACAGGGCTGCCACCCTGGCACCCTGTGACCCTGAGGTAGGTCTGCAAAAAACCCGAGCTTCAGCAAAGAGTTCTGGGTGCAAGGAGCTGCAGAGCAGCAGGCTACAGGCATGCAGTGTTCTCCAGGCTTGGCCAGGAGGTGTCTGCTTTCCAGTGGGGAATGAGAACAAGGCTCCTGGAGCTCAGCACGCATCTCAGTCCCACTCACTGGAGCAGCTCTTGCGCCCTGGACCCATGCATGGGTGGCAGCTCTTCCTGATGCTGGGCATCAGGGAGATGGGGGAGTGCAGGGCAGTGAGCACACCTGCCACGCCACGTCTCATTTGCAGGTGTGGCTGAGGGGGTCCCAGAGCAAGCACCAGCCAGCAGCTTGGAGCTGTGGCACCTTCATTCTCACTGCCCACCGAGAGGGCCCCCTCTGGAGGCTAACCGGGGACGCTCTCACCCTCCTATGGGCATGGCAGGAGCTGTTACACAACAGAAGTGGACAGGATGGTAGCTGATCTGGCCCTTCTGGACCCTCCTACCTTTTGTGGTAGATGCACAGGCAGGGC
Coding sequences within it:
- the LDHD gene encoding probable D-lactate dehydrogenase, mitochondrial produces the protein MAHLLRVALSGLPPWRGYCSQGAKGVLSEGFVEALKAVVGTPHVSTAAAVREQHGRDESMHRCQPPDAVVWPQSAEQVSRLAALCYGQGVPIIPFGTGTGLEGGVCATQGGVCINLTRMDRILELNPEDFSVVVEPGVTRKALNRHLRDSGLWFPVDPGADASLCGMAATGASGTNAVRYGTMRDNVLNLEVVLPDGRLLHTAGQGRHFRKSAAGYNLTGLFVGSEGTLGLITAATLRLHPAPEATMAATCAFPSVQAAVDCTVQILQAAVLVARIEFLDEVMMDACNRHSQLHYPVAPTLFLEFHGSQQALAEQVQRAEEIAQHNGAAHFSWASEAEQRSRLWAARHNAWYAALALRPGFKGYSTDVCVPISRLPEILVQTKEELKASGLTGTIVGHVGDGNFHCILLVNPEDSEELHRVKAFAEDLGRRALALHGTCTGEHGIGLGKRQLLQEEVGLVGMETMRQLKAALDPQGLMNPGKVL